The Methanobrevibacter sp. DNA segment TACTCACTTACATGAAGCAAGAATTTTAAAAGTAAATGGATATTGGGTAGATGTCATTCCTGAAGGACACATGTTCATTGCCAAATATGAAGATGTTCCAGGAAGCATTGGTAAAATTGGAACCAAATTAGGAGAACATAACGTCAACATCGGAATTATGCAAGTTGGAAGAGATGAAAAAGGCGGCAGAGCAATTATGGTCTTGACCTTAGATAAAGAAATTCCAAAAGATGTTATTAAAGAAATTCAAGCTTTAGATAATGTTTATGAAGCTATTGGATTAGAATTATAATTAAAAAACAATTTTCACCATAATTGTTTTTTATTTTTTATTTTTACTTATTTTTTTAACACTACCATCAGGATTAAGTTCAATCCTAATTACTTGGTGAGGCAATTGGGTGTTAGACATTATATCTATTTGATTTGATGATGGATTGTTAAGTTTATGGCTTTTTTCATATTCTTCATAGTGATTTACCCTTTCCTCATCAAGAGTCTTGAAGAATTCATCATCTTCTTCATCAAAAAAACCAGGTTTAAAATCATCACTATCCGTGACGACATCATTTTCGTCAAAAAATTCATCTGGATTATTCTCATTTAAATATCCATAATCTCCAACTGTATAATCCATTGGATTTCCATGACGATCATATGATTTAAATGTTTGTAAAGAATAAGGCAAGCATACAATCATGTGAAAATATCCATTTTTTGAAAATGTCATTAAATCTGCATCTGATGGCCTTGCACTTGGTCCTGGGTGTGAGTGCACAGATCCCCAATATTTTGTATTCATCGGAATCATCTCAGTGTGAACTACAGCTCCGGTTTCACAAGTTTCACCAGGAACAAATATCAAACCGGTGATGTAAAGAATTTTATCCTTTATCTCACCATCGAAAAATGCCAAAAATTCATTTGGGTATGCCTTTTTAGAGTAATAGATTACGGATTCAAGAACCTCACGGTCAACCCTGACTTCACTAAATTCCTCATCATTGTTTCCGAATAGTTTTGATATAAAACTCATTTTATCACCTTAATTTCTCTGAAGAATTTCTCATTGAATATTGGAAGTTCCCAATCTATGTAAACATGACTGCGGTAGGATATCTGGTTTTTATTTTCTTTTTTATTAAAACCTTCGATTTTTTTATTCTTCCTATATATTCCTATTCCACGTTTTTTATAAGTTTCAATATCATTTAAGTTAATGTTATTTTCAAACAATAATTCGTGAATTTCATTTAGTTTCATGCCATTTATTTTATCGTTAGCTTCAGAATTTGAATAGTTGTTTTTGAGGTATGAAATCCCATATGAGTTGACACAATTTCTCCAGGATTCATCCTGCCTCCATTTGAAATATTTCAAAATATCCTCCTCAGCAATTGGAATAATTCTTGAGTCAAATGCTGGAGGTTTCCTAAAACTAACATTATAATTAATTACAAATGAACTAGCTGTAAAACTAGCTATTACAGAGTTAAGTTTTTCAATTCTGCCATCAAAGGGCAGTTTATCGAAAAGCAAGCTTAT contains these protein-coding regions:
- a CDS encoding Mov34/MPN/PAD-1 family protein, with the translated sequence MSFISKLFGNNDEEFSEVRVDREVLESVIYYSKKAYPNEFLAFFDGEIKDKILYITGLIFVPGETCETGAVVHTEMIPMNTKYWGSVHSHPGPSARPSDADLMTFSKNGYFHMIVCLPYSLQTFKSYDRHGNPMDYTVGDYGYLNENNPDEFFDENDVVTDSDDFKPGFFDEEDDEFFKTLDEERVNHYEEYEKSHKLNNPSSNQIDIMSNTQLPHQVIRIELNPDGSVKKISKNKK
- a CDS encoding tRNA(His) guanylyltransferase Thg1 family protein; protein product: MKDFEVYSSLKVPKNSKIIVRLDGRAFHKLARDLDLIKPYDERFYQVMAKVCEDLFKEFSPLFAYTFSDEISLLFDKLPFDGRIEKLNSVIASFTASSFVINYNVSFRKPPAFDSRIIPIAEEDILKYFKWRQDESWRNCVNSYGISYLKNNYSNSEANDKINGMKLNEIHELLFENNINLNDIETYKKRGIGIYRKNKKIEGFNKKENKNQISYRSHVYIDWELPIFNEKFFREIKVIK